One Streptomyces fagopyri DNA window includes the following coding sequences:
- the serA gene encoding phosphoglycerate dehydrogenase, giving the protein MSSKPVVLIAEELSPATVDALGPDFEIRHCNGADRAELLPAIADVDAILIRSATKVDAEAVAAAKKLKVVARAGVGLDNVDVSAATKAGVMVVNAPTSNIVTAAELACGLLLATARHIPQANSALKNGEWKRSKYTGVELAEKTLGVVGLGRIGALVAQRMSAFGMKVVAYDPYVQPARAAQMGVKVLSLDELLEVADFITVHLPKTPETVGLIGDEALHKVKPSVRIVNAARGGIVDEEALYSALKEGRVAGAGLDVYAKEPCTDSPLFELDEVVCTPHLGASTDEAQEKAGVSVARSVRLALAGELVPDAVNVQGGVIAEDVKPGLPLAEKLGRIFTALAGEVAVRLDVEVYGEITQHDVKVLELSALKGVFEDVVAETVSYVNAPLFAQERGVEVRLTTSSESPDHRNVVTVRGTLGDGQEVAVSGTLAGPKHLQKIVAVGEYDVDLALADHMVVLRYEDRPGVVGTVGRVFGEAGINIAGMQVSRAAAGGEALAVLTVDDTVPQGVLNEVSEEIGATSARSVNLV; this is encoded by the coding sequence GTGAGCTCGAAACCTGTCGTACTCATCGCTGAAGAGCTGTCGCCCGCGACCGTTGACGCCCTGGGCCCGGACTTCGAGATCCGGCACTGCAACGGCGCGGACCGTGCCGAGCTGCTGCCGGCGATCGCCGACGTCGACGCGATCCTGATCCGTTCGGCCACCAAGGTCGACGCCGAGGCGGTCGCCGCCGCGAAGAAGCTGAAGGTCGTCGCACGAGCCGGCGTCGGCCTGGACAACGTCGACGTCTCCGCCGCCACCAAGGCCGGCGTGATGGTCGTCAACGCCCCCACCTCGAACATCGTGACCGCCGCCGAGCTCGCCTGCGGTCTGCTGCTGGCCACCGCGCGGCACATCCCGCAGGCCAACTCGGCGCTGAAGAACGGCGAGTGGAAGCGCTCGAAGTACACCGGCGTCGAGCTGGCCGAGAAGACCCTCGGTGTCGTCGGCCTCGGCCGCATCGGCGCGCTGGTCGCCCAGCGCATGTCGGCGTTCGGCATGAAGGTCGTCGCCTACGACCCCTACGTCCAGCCCGCCCGGGCCGCGCAGATGGGCGTCAAGGTCCTGTCGCTCGACGAGCTGCTGGAGGTCGCGGACTTCATCACCGTGCACCTGCCGAAGACCCCCGAGACGGTCGGTCTCATCGGCGACGAGGCGCTGCACAAGGTCAAGCCGTCGGTGCGGATCGTCAACGCCGCGCGCGGCGGGATCGTCGACGAGGAGGCGCTGTACTCGGCGCTCAAGGAGGGCCGCGTCGCGGGCGCGGGCCTGGACGTGTACGCGAAGGAGCCCTGCACGGACTCCCCCCTCTTCGAGCTCGACGAGGTCGTCTGCACCCCGCACCTCGGCGCCTCCACGGACGAGGCGCAGGAGAAGGCCGGTGTCTCCGTCGCCCGTTCGGTGCGTCTGGCGCTCGCCGGTGAGCTGGTCCCGGACGCGGTGAACGTCCAGGGCGGAGTCATCGCCGAGGACGTCAAGCCGGGTCTGCCGCTCGCCGAGAAGCTCGGCCGCATCTTCACCGCGCTGGCGGGCGAGGTCGCGGTCCGCCTCGACGTCGAGGTGTACGGCGAGATCACCCAGCACGACGTGAAGGTGCTCGAACTCTCCGCGCTCAAGGGCGTGTTCGAGGACGTCGTCGCGGAGACGGTGTCGTACGTCAACGCGCCTCTCTTCGCCCAGGAGCGCGGTGTCGAGGTGCGCCTGACGACCAGCTCGGAGTCCCCGGACCACCGCAACGTCGTCACCGTGCGCGGCACGCTCGGCGACGGCCAGGAGGTCGCGGTCTCCGGCACGCTGGCCGGCCCGAAGCACCTGCAGAAGATCGTCGCCGTCGGCGAGTACGACGTGGACCTCGCCCTCGCCGACCACATGGTCGTGCTGCGCTACGAGGACCGCCCCGGCGTCGTCGGCACGGTCGGCCGTGTCTTCGGCGAGGCGGGCATCAACATCGCGGGCATGCAGGTGTCCCGCGCGGCCGCGGGCGGCGAGGCCCTCGCGGTCCTCACCGTCGACGACACGGTCCCGCAGGGCGTCCTCAACGAGGTGTCCGAGGAGATCGGCGCCACGTCGGCCCGGTCGGTGAACCTCGTCTGA
- the pruA gene encoding L-glutamate gamma-semialdehyde dehydrogenase encodes MDAVTQVPTPVNEPVHGYAPGSPERVRLEAKLKELAENPIELSMTIGGQKRLGGGERFEVVQPHNHKAVIGTGAHATRADAQDAIDAALAAAPAWRAMSFDDRAAIILRAAELLAGPWRETLAASTMLGQSKTAQQAEIDCPCELVDFWRFNVAYARQILAEQPPANSPGVWNRLDHRPLEGFVYAITPFNFTAIAGNLPTAPALMGNVVVWKPSPTQTHAAVLLMRLLEEAGLPKGVINLVTGDGIEVSEVALEHRDLAGIHFTGSTKTFQYLWKTVGGNIEKYRSYPRLVGETGGKDFVVAHPSADRAILKTALTRGAFEYQGQKCSATSRAYIPASIWNSGFKEEFAAEVDGLTMGDVTDLTNFVGAVIDERSFAKNKAAIDRAKSDPACTVVAGGSYDDSVGYFVRPTVVECSDPENEVFKTEYFGPFLAVHVYEDDAYDAMLTQMESASDYALTGSVVSGDRAAAAYTMEKLRYAAGNFYINDKSTGAVVGQQPFGGGRASGTNDKAGAPQNLMRWTLTRAIKETLVPPTDYTYPHMG; translated from the coding sequence ATGGACGCTGTGACCCAGGTCCCCACCCCCGTCAACGAGCCGGTGCACGGCTACGCCCCCGGCTCGCCGGAGCGCGTTCGTCTGGAGGCCAAGCTCAAGGAGCTGGCCGAGAACCCGATCGAGCTGTCGATGACCATCGGCGGCCAGAAGCGGCTCGGCGGCGGTGAGCGCTTCGAGGTCGTGCAGCCGCACAACCACAAGGCCGTCATCGGCACCGGCGCGCACGCCACCCGGGCCGACGCCCAGGACGCCATCGACGCGGCCCTCGCGGCCGCGCCCGCCTGGCGCGCCATGTCCTTCGACGACCGCGCCGCGATCATCCTGCGCGCCGCCGAGCTGCTGGCCGGCCCCTGGCGCGAGACCCTCGCGGCCTCCACGATGCTCGGCCAGTCGAAGACGGCCCAGCAGGCCGAGATCGACTGCCCCTGCGAACTGGTCGACTTCTGGCGCTTCAACGTCGCCTACGCCCGGCAGATCCTCGCCGAGCAGCCCCCGGCCAACTCGCCGGGCGTCTGGAACCGTCTCGACCACCGCCCGCTCGAAGGCTTCGTCTACGCGATCACGCCCTTCAACTTCACGGCGATCGCCGGCAACCTGCCGACGGCTCCCGCGCTGATGGGCAACGTCGTCGTCTGGAAGCCGTCCCCGACCCAGACCCACGCCGCCGTGCTGCTGATGCGGCTGCTGGAGGAGGCCGGTCTGCCGAAGGGTGTCATCAACCTCGTCACCGGTGACGGCATCGAGGTCTCCGAGGTGGCGCTGGAGCACCGCGATCTCGCGGGCATCCACTTCACCGGCTCGACCAAGACCTTCCAGTACCTGTGGAAGACGGTCGGCGGCAACATCGAGAAGTACCGCTCGTACCCGCGCCTGGTGGGCGAGACCGGCGGCAAGGACTTCGTGGTCGCCCACCCGTCGGCCGACCGCGCGATCCTCAAGACGGCCCTGACCCGCGGTGCCTTCGAGTACCAGGGCCAGAAGTGCTCAGCGACCTCGCGCGCCTACATCCCGGCGTCGATCTGGAACTCCGGGTTCAAGGAGGAGTTCGCGGCCGAGGTCGACGGCCTGACCATGGGCGACGTCACCGACCTGACGAACTTCGTCGGCGCGGTCATCGACGAGCGGTCGTTCGCCAAGAACAAGGCGGCGATCGACCGGGCGAAGTCCGACCCGGCCTGCACGGTCGTCGCGGGCGGCTCGTACGACGACTCCGTCGGCTACTTCGTCCGTCCCACGGTCGTCGAGTGCTCGGACCCGGAGAACGAGGTCTTCAAGACGGAGTACTTCGGTCCGTTCCTCGCCGTGCACGTCTACGAGGACGACGCGTACGACGCGATGCTGACCCAGATGGAGTCGGCCTCCGACTACGCGCTGACCGGCTCGGTCGTCTCGGGCGACCGCGCGGCCGCCGCGTACACGATGGAGAAGCTCCGCTACGCCGCGGGCAACTTCTACATCAACGACAAGTCGACCGGCGCCGTCGTCGGCCAGCAGCCCTTCGGCGGCGGCCGTGCCTCCGGCACGAACGACAAGGCGGGCGCCCCGCAGAACCTGATGCGCTGGACGCTGACCCGCGCCATCA
- a CDS encoding PucR family transcriptional regulator codes for MGENARVTGDFKAGRTAGGGEYQELVDEISALLDAPATLENRDFELIAFAAYGSDGDDDFDAAALDPVRTRSILTRRSTPAVRAWFEGFGIARATGPVRIPPTPEAGVYRGRVCLPVRHRGVVLGYVWLLDDDPGPARERLDAAMEVASRIGALLADEAQAGADLTRELRAVLTAERGWQRDMAVAELRTALGPRGEGLHTLVCVAPWPSADPDDAPSARTVPGATALCTVPWGVGASAPGGAGTESARSLALLVRLRSPEVLTPALTAAARFVREAEGERTGGAGAPGARAAAGVAGARVGLAELGAGWQEASAAARAVLAEPRLGPVAEWSSIGPYRLLTTLLPETAQDPAVRTLLSPAHHELARTAEVFLDRAGQAGRTAAELGIHRQTLYYRLSRVEQLTGLDLDDGEDRLLLHMALKAARL; via the coding sequence ATGGGGGAGAATGCCCGTGTGACGGGCGATTTCAAGGCGGGCAGAACGGCCGGCGGCGGCGAGTACCAGGAGCTGGTCGACGAGATCTCGGCGCTGCTCGACGCCCCCGCGACCCTGGAGAACCGGGACTTCGAGCTGATCGCCTTCGCCGCGTACGGGAGTGACGGCGACGACGATTTCGACGCGGCCGCCCTCGACCCCGTCCGTACCCGCTCGATCCTCACCCGCCGCTCGACCCCGGCGGTCCGCGCCTGGTTCGAGGGCTTCGGCATCGCCCGGGCCACCGGCCCGGTCCGGATTCCGCCGACGCCGGAGGCGGGCGTCTACCGGGGACGCGTCTGCCTGCCCGTACGCCATCGGGGTGTCGTGCTGGGCTACGTGTGGCTCCTGGACGACGACCCCGGGCCGGCGCGGGAGCGGCTGGACGCCGCCATGGAGGTCGCCTCCCGGATCGGCGCGCTGCTCGCGGACGAGGCCCAGGCGGGCGCGGACCTGACGCGCGAACTGCGGGCCGTGCTCACCGCCGAACGGGGCTGGCAGCGGGACATGGCCGTGGCCGAACTGCGCACGGCCCTCGGCCCGCGCGGTGAAGGCCTGCACACGCTGGTGTGCGTCGCGCCGTGGCCCTCGGCCGACCCGGACGACGCCCCGTCGGCCCGTACGGTGCCGGGTGCCACCGCCCTGTGCACGGTGCCGTGGGGCGTCGGCGCCTCCGCCCCCGGCGGTGCGGGGACGGAGTCCGCCCGGAGCCTGGCCCTGCTGGTCCGGCTGCGCTCGCCCGAGGTGCTGACCCCGGCCCTGACGGCGGCCGCCCGGTTCGTCCGCGAGGCGGAGGGGGAACGTACCGGAGGCGCCGGAGCCCCGGGAGCACGGGCGGCGGCCGGGGTCGCCGGGGCGCGGGTGGGGCTCGCGGAGCTGGGGGCCGGCTGGCAGGAGGCGTCCGCCGCCGCCCGCGCGGTCCTCGCCGAGCCCCGCCTCGGCCCGGTCGCCGAGTGGTCGTCGATCGGCCCGTACCGCCTCCTCACCACGCTCCTTCCGGAGACCGCCCAGGACCCCGCCGTCCGCACCCTCCTCTCCCCCGCCCACCACGAACTCGCCCGCACCGCCGAGGTGTTCCTCGACCGCGCGGGCCAGGCCGGGCGCACCGCGGCCGAACTGGGCATCCACCGGCAGACGCTCTACTACCGCCTCTCCCGCGTCGAGCAGCTGACGGGTCTCGACCTGGACGACGGCGAGGACCGCCTGCTGCTGCACATGGCGCTCAAGGCGGCACGGCTGTGA
- a CDS encoding ATP-binding protein, with protein MVVVAQTFGTPLIGRSGELTRLTDVLDRARNGTPRAVLVSGDAGVGKTRVLTEAAAHATRTGTTVLTGHCVDLGDVGLPYLPFTEILGMLAADERFTSAFAAHPAVDRLLGTGTRTGTGTGTGTGTNDGTTDPGGRLRLFEGVAALLAAVADVTPLLLVLEDLHWADQSSRDLLRFLLSRGLLQNAAPGAPAHRLAVFASYRADDLHRRHPLRPLLAELVRLPSVDRLELRPMADAEVARLVRALRAEVLSDTTVRRIVERAEGNAFYAEELLAALPGDVDPAAPAMPSGLADVLLIRIEQLSDTAQQVLRTAAVAGRRVEHGLLHDAVQLPQDTLESALREAVGRQLLVPGDDGTYSFRHALTREAVYADLLPGERVRLHGTFAGLLAGQARAAERAHHSRESHDLADALTASLEAADHAQLLGAPAEELRHLEAVLELWSAVDPAALPRTGGPVTLTLRASAAAAHAGDAHRAVSLTRAALARAGSDADSELAARVRYTLAGNLMRVDSTKAAYTYSSEALAMIPAEPPSHTWVWAAATHVMAARYMGHDEDAQRVARQALRTAEELRLPDAQADLIISLVGLEDGNRRTPPGRERLRRARDLARDAGNVSVEMRALFNLAIGCYESGALDECLTWLSEGLERAGRSGLLSSPYALELRYLQSLILYTLGRWDECADAAAADTERLPPAGGFAVGPALYVALARGEQGAAERARALLDGPFDWMASLVAGIVLTDAAALRGDAEGAVAVMRESLTALSDGSGGGRPDIGVRLAALALSAVADTAVRLRRSGDEAGALRWATTASELVEVARTTAAQGEDGTRQGPEGLAWLARAEAEWLRAGPRTDGTAPERAVAAWERVVSAFDYGDPYELARSRRRLAEALLVADRREEAADQARAARDTADRLGAVPLREEVDALIRRGRLAGPPSAADRVAALTARESDVLRLLARGRTNRQIGEELFISGKTASVHVSNILAKLGAAGRTEAVAIAYREGLIEPEPTASA; from the coding sequence ATGGTCGTCGTGGCACAGACATTCGGTACGCCGCTCATAGGCCGCTCCGGCGAACTCACCCGCCTCACCGACGTGCTGGACCGCGCCAGGAACGGCACCCCCCGCGCGGTCCTCGTCTCCGGCGACGCCGGCGTCGGCAAGACCCGCGTCCTGACGGAGGCCGCCGCCCACGCCACCCGCACCGGCACGACGGTGCTGACAGGCCACTGCGTGGACCTCGGCGACGTGGGCCTGCCCTACCTCCCGTTCACGGAGATCCTCGGCATGCTCGCCGCGGACGAGCGGTTCACGTCCGCGTTCGCCGCGCACCCGGCGGTCGACCGACTGCTCGGCACCGGCACCCGCACCGGCACCGGCACCGGCACCGGCACCGGCACCAACGACGGCACCACCGACCCCGGCGGCCGCCTGCGGCTCTTCGAGGGGGTGGCCGCCCTGCTGGCCGCCGTCGCCGACGTCACCCCCCTCCTCCTGGTCCTCGAAGACCTCCACTGGGCCGACCAGTCCTCCCGCGACCTCCTCCGCTTCCTCCTCAGCCGCGGACTGCTGCAGAACGCGGCGCCCGGCGCCCCGGCCCACCGCCTGGCCGTCTTCGCCTCCTACCGCGCGGACGACCTGCACCGCCGCCACCCCCTGCGCCCCCTGCTCGCCGAACTGGTCCGGCTGCCCTCCGTGGACCGTCTCGAACTGCGCCCGATGGCCGACGCCGAGGTGGCACGTCTGGTGCGCGCGCTGCGCGCGGAGGTCCTCTCCGACACCACCGTCCGCCGGATCGTGGAACGCGCCGAGGGCAACGCCTTCTACGCGGAGGAGCTGCTCGCCGCGCTGCCCGGCGATGTCGACCCGGCCGCCCCCGCCATGCCGAGCGGCCTCGCCGACGTACTCCTCATCCGGATCGAGCAACTGTCCGACACCGCCCAGCAGGTGCTCCGCACGGCCGCGGTCGCCGGGCGGCGTGTCGAGCACGGCCTGTTGCACGACGCCGTACAACTGCCGCAGGACACCCTGGAGTCGGCGCTGCGCGAGGCCGTCGGACGACAGCTGCTGGTCCCCGGCGACGACGGCACCTACTCCTTCCGGCACGCCCTGACCCGCGAGGCCGTCTACGCCGATCTGCTGCCGGGCGAGCGGGTACGGCTGCACGGCACGTTCGCCGGACTCCTCGCCGGACAGGCCCGCGCGGCCGAACGCGCCCACCACTCGCGGGAGAGCCACGACCTGGCGGACGCGCTCACCGCCTCCCTGGAAGCCGCCGACCACGCCCAGCTCCTCGGCGCGCCCGCAGAGGAGCTGCGCCACCTGGAGGCCGTGCTCGAACTGTGGTCGGCGGTGGACCCCGCCGCCCTCCCGCGGACCGGCGGCCCCGTGACGCTCACGCTGCGCGCCTCCGCGGCCGCCGCCCACGCCGGTGACGCCCACCGGGCGGTCTCCCTCACCCGCGCCGCGCTCGCCCGGGCGGGTTCCGACGCCGACTCCGAACTCGCCGCCCGCGTCCGCTACACCCTCGCGGGCAATCTGATGCGCGTCGACAGCACGAAGGCCGCCTACACGTACAGCAGCGAGGCGCTGGCGATGATCCCGGCCGAACCCCCCTCGCACACCTGGGTGTGGGCCGCGGCCACCCACGTCATGGCCGCGCGGTACATGGGCCACGACGAGGACGCCCAGCGAGTCGCCCGGCAGGCCCTGCGCACCGCCGAGGAGCTCCGGCTGCCCGACGCCCAGGCCGATCTGATCATCTCCCTGGTCGGTCTGGAGGACGGCAACCGGCGGACGCCGCCGGGCCGGGAACGCCTGCGGCGGGCCCGCGACCTGGCCCGGGACGCGGGCAACGTCTCCGTCGAGATGCGCGCGCTCTTCAACCTGGCCATCGGGTGCTACGAGTCCGGGGCGCTGGACGAGTGCCTGACCTGGCTCTCCGAGGGACTGGAGCGAGCGGGCCGCTCCGGGCTCCTGTCCTCTCCGTACGCGCTGGAGCTGCGCTACCTCCAGTCCCTGATCCTCTACACCCTGGGCCGCTGGGACGAGTGCGCCGACGCTGCCGCCGCCGACACCGAACGGCTGCCGCCGGCGGGCGGGTTCGCCGTCGGTCCCGCGCTGTACGTCGCCCTGGCGCGCGGCGAACAGGGGGCCGCCGAGCGTGCCCGCGCCCTGCTCGACGGGCCGTTCGACTGGATGGCCTCACTCGTCGCGGGCATCGTGCTGACCGACGCCGCGGCGTTGCGCGGCGACGCGGAGGGCGCCGTCGCGGTCATGCGCGAGAGCCTCACCGCGCTCAGCGACGGCTCCGGCGGCGGGCGGCCCGACATCGGTGTGCGGCTCGCCGCGCTCGCGCTCTCCGCGGTCGCCGACACGGCCGTACGGCTGCGTCGGAGCGGTGACGAGGCCGGGGCTCTCCGCTGGGCGACCACCGCCTCCGAACTGGTGGAGGTCGCCCGGACCACCGCGGCCCAGGGCGAGGACGGGACCCGGCAGGGCCCGGAAGGCCTCGCCTGGCTGGCCCGCGCCGAGGCGGAGTGGCTGCGTGCGGGCCCGCGGACGGACGGGACCGCGCCGGAGCGGGCCGTCGCCGCGTGGGAAAGGGTCGTCAGCGCGTTCGACTACGGCGATCCGTACGAACTGGCGCGCTCCAGAAGGAGGTTGGCCGAGGCGTTGCTCGTCGCGGACCGGCGCGAGGAGGCCGCCGATCAGGCCCGCGCCGCCCGTGACACCGCCGACCGGCTCGGTGCCGTACCGCTGCGCGAGGAGGTGGACGCCCTGATCCGGCGCGGCCGTCTCGCCGGACCACCGTCCGCCGCCGACCGCGTCGCGGCCCTGACCGCCCGCGAGAGCGACGTACTGCGGCTGCTCGCGCGGGGCCGCACCAACCGCCAGATCGGCGAGGAACTGTTCATCAGCGGCAAGACGGCGAGCGTCCATGTCTCCAACATCCTCGCCAAGTTGGGCGCCGCCGGCCGCACCGAGGCGGTGGCCATCGCCTATCGCGAGGGCCTGATCGAACCGGAACCCACCGCGTCCGCCTGA
- a CDS encoding TetR/AcrR family transcriptional regulator, translating into MGHREDLLEGAKRCLLEKGFVRTTARDIVKESGTNLASIGYHYGSKDALLTQAFVELVQEWGEKSGHHPEQEDTPGGSVERFHSVWARMLDSFEEYRPVWAASMEVVTQGERVPELRELMAHAQTEGRAGLTAMLLGLDEESLDERTVKSVGGFYQALLNGLMVQWLFDPVSASTADDLTEGLRRVIEAAGAARRDDAVSP; encoded by the coding sequence ATGGGACACCGTGAGGATCTGCTCGAAGGCGCCAAGCGCTGCCTGCTGGAGAAGGGGTTCGTGCGTACGACCGCGCGCGACATCGTGAAGGAGTCGGGGACGAACCTGGCGTCCATCGGTTACCACTACGGGTCGAAGGACGCGCTGCTCACCCAGGCGTTCGTGGAACTCGTGCAGGAGTGGGGCGAGAAGTCCGGCCATCATCCGGAGCAGGAGGACACGCCCGGGGGTTCGGTCGAGCGCTTCCACAGCGTGTGGGCGCGGATGCTGGATTCCTTCGAGGAGTACCGGCCCGTGTGGGCGGCCAGCATGGAGGTCGTGACCCAGGGGGAGCGGGTGCCGGAGCTGCGCGAGCTGATGGCGCACGCGCAGACCGAGGGGCGGGCCGGGCTGACCGCGATGCTGCTGGGCCTGGACGAGGAGAGCCTCGACGAGCGGACCGTGAAGTCCGTCGGCGGCTTCTACCAGGCGCTCCTCAACGGGCTGATGGTGCAGTGGCTCTTCGATCCGGTGAGCGCGTCGACCGCGGACGACCTGACGGAGGGACTGCGCCGTGTGATCGAGGCGGCGGGCGCCGCGCGACGGGACGACGCGGTCTCTCCGTGA
- a CDS encoding proline dehydrogenase family protein, with the protein MLGPVILAASRSDRMRRFVSAAPGTKQVVSRFIAGESVDQVVPVVRDAVAKGLAVTLDVVGEDITTREQAFAARDAYLELIDHLRELDLGTKAEMSVKLSMFGQALGGGHELALANVRPVVEAAAAIGTTVTLDAEDHTTLDSMFAIHEELRKDFPATGCVIQAYLFRTEADARRLAANGSRVRLVKGAYKEPAEVAYQDKAETDKAYVRILRILMEGEGYPMIGSHDPRLISIAQELARRAGRKLDEYEFQMLYGIRGEEHLRLAAEGHRMRVYTAYGTDWYGYFMRRLAEKPANLLFFARSILTKG; encoded by the coding sequence GTGCTGGGTCCCGTGATTCTCGCCGCGTCGCGCAGCGACCGCATGCGCCGTTTCGTGTCGGCGGCCCCCGGCACCAAGCAGGTGGTCTCCCGTTTCATCGCCGGTGAGAGCGTCGACCAGGTCGTCCCGGTCGTGCGGGACGCCGTCGCCAAGGGGCTCGCGGTCACCCTGGACGTCGTCGGCGAGGACATCACCACGCGGGAACAGGCCTTCGCCGCCCGCGACGCCTACCTGGAGCTCATCGACCACCTCAGGGAACTGGACCTCGGCACGAAGGCCGAGATGTCCGTCAAGCTCTCGATGTTCGGCCAGGCACTGGGGGGCGGCCACGAACTGGCCCTCGCCAACGTCCGTCCGGTCGTCGAGGCCGCGGCCGCCATCGGCACCACGGTCACGCTGGACGCGGAGGACCACACCACCCTCGACTCGATGTTCGCCATCCACGAGGAGCTGCGGAAGGACTTCCCCGCGACCGGTTGCGTCATCCAGGCGTACCTGTTCCGCACCGAGGCCGACGCCCGCCGCCTCGCCGCGAACGGCAGCCGCGTACGCCTCGTGAAGGGCGCCTACAAGGAGCCCGCCGAGGTCGCGTACCAGGACAAGGCCGAGACCGACAAGGCGTACGTCCGTATCCTGCGCATCCTGATGGAGGGCGAGGGCTACCCGATGATCGGGTCCCACGACCCGCGCCTGATCTCCATCGCGCAGGAACTGGCCCGCAGGGCCGGCCGCAAGCTCGACGAGTACGAGTTCCAGATGCTCTACGGCATCCGCGGCGAGGAGCACCTGCGGCTCGCCGCCGAGGGCCACCGCATGCGTGTGTACACCGCGTACGGCACCGACTGGTACGGCTACTTCATGCGCCGCCTCGCGGAGAAGCCCGCCAACCTGCTCTTCTTCGCCCGCTCGATCCTCACCAAGGGCTGA
- a CDS encoding MFS transporter: MTNPTRTTPAPGARAGRREWTALGVLMLPLLLVSMDVSVLYFAIPAISADLEPSGTQQLWIFDIYAFVLAGLLMTMGSLGDRIGRRRLLLFGAAAFGAASALAAYADSPETLIAARALLGVGGATLMPSTMAIIRTMFTDPGQRAKAIGLWSGVMTGGVALGSVMSGVLVQYFWWGSVFLVNLPAMALLLALGPVLLPESKNPRPGRFDLPSVPLSMAAVLPVIYGIKEIPSEGWKFEYVLSIAAGLLFAALFVRRQRTAESPLISPELFRGHGFAPAVVLNLVSSFGMMGSAYFTTQYLQSVLGKSSMEAALWALLPTVLVGVAAPVAAQLVQKGVHRAQVVSGGFVLGACGYGLLTLTGTDALWWALAGAGVLAAGIVVVMSQMMDLALSTVPVGDAGAASSLLETGAEFGGALGMAVLGSIGTAVYRHGIASDAPDAARETLGGALSVAHRLPGDTGAALVRTAREAFTDGMHAAAVAGAVLLLGAAVLASVTLRRVRVREGAGQGPRPERAPA, translated from the coding sequence ATGACGAACCCGACGCGCACCACCCCCGCACCCGGCGCACGCGCCGGCCGCCGCGAATGGACCGCCCTCGGTGTCCTGATGCTTCCGCTGCTCCTCGTCTCCATGGACGTCTCGGTCCTCTACTTCGCGATCCCCGCGATCAGCGCGGACCTGGAGCCGAGCGGCACCCAGCAGCTGTGGATCTTCGACATCTACGCGTTCGTGCTCGCCGGTCTGCTGATGACGATGGGATCGCTCGGCGACCGCATCGGCCGCCGCCGGCTCCTTCTGTTCGGCGCCGCCGCGTTCGGTGCGGCGTCCGCCCTCGCGGCCTACGCCGACAGCCCGGAGACGCTGATCGCGGCCCGCGCGCTCCTAGGCGTCGGCGGCGCGACCCTGATGCCGTCGACGATGGCGATCATCCGCACGATGTTCACGGACCCCGGTCAGCGCGCGAAGGCCATCGGTCTGTGGTCCGGTGTCATGACCGGGGGCGTCGCGCTCGGCTCGGTGATGAGCGGGGTCCTGGTGCAGTACTTCTGGTGGGGCTCGGTCTTCCTGGTCAACCTGCCCGCGATGGCACTCCTGCTGGCCCTCGGCCCGGTCCTGCTCCCCGAGTCCAAGAACCCGCGGCCGGGCCGCTTCGACCTGCCGAGCGTCCCGCTGTCGATGGCGGCCGTGCTCCCCGTCATCTACGGCATCAAGGAAATCCCCTCCGAGGGCTGGAAGTTCGAGTACGTCCTCTCGATCGCCGCCGGTCTCCTCTTCGCCGCCCTCTTCGTCCGGCGTCAGCGCACCGCCGAATCCCCGCTGATCTCCCCCGAGTTGTTCCGCGGCCACGGCTTCGCGCCTGCCGTCGTCCTCAACCTCGTCTCCTCGTTCGGGATGATGGGATCGGCGTACTTCACCACCCAGTACCTCCAGTCGGTGCTGGGCAAGAGCTCCATGGAGGCCGCCCTGTGGGCGCTGCTCCCGACGGTCCTGGTCGGCGTCGCCGCGCCGGTGGCCGCGCAGTTGGTGCAGAAGGGCGTGCACCGCGCCCAGGTCGTCTCCGGCGGATTCGTCCTCGGCGCCTGCGGCTACGGGCTGCTGACGCTCACCGGCACGGACGCTCTGTGGTGGGCCCTGGCCGGAGCCGGCGTCCTCGCCGCCGGCATCGTCGTCGTCATGTCCCAGATGATGGACCTGGCACTGAGCACGGTCCCCGTCGGTGACGCGGGCGCCGCCTCCTCCCTGCTGGAGACCGGCGCCGAGTTCGGGGGTGCGCTGGGCATGGCCGTCCTCGGCTCGATCGGCACGGCGGTCTATCGCCACGGGATTGCGTCCGACGCCCCGGACGCGGCCCGCGAGACCCTCGGCGGCGCCCTGTCGGTCGCCCACCGACTGCCCGGCGACACGGGCGCGGCACTGGTCCGGACGGCCCGCGAGGCCTTCACCGACGGGATGCACGCGGCGGCGGTCGCGGGTGCGGTGCTGTTGCTGGGAGCGGCGGTGCTGGCGTCGGTGACGCTTCGGCGGGTGCGGGTGCGGGAGGGCGCGGGCCAGGGCCCGCGCCCTGAGCGGGCGCCCGCCTGA